Part of the Mytilus galloprovincialis chromosome 14, xbMytGall1.hap1.1, whole genome shotgun sequence genome is shown below.
GTATTTTACTACAATATACACACTGATTTTTTAATGGACAATTTATGATTTACGCTGGTAAATGTGAaccttaagcctcggtcacaccttaccggataagacgaacgaacgcctaacggatgaaaataaaagttgtccgttgacaaaattgttatccgttgggagtccgttgatgtactgaccaaataaaacggacgcttaacgaatgcataacggacctgcaacggatatgcaacgagaaacggaaacgttccggacagaacggatgtcgaacgtacatcaaacggacgagtaccgcttaaacggacacctaacgaaagcgtaccggataaaacggatgaacaagatatacgaaaaattaaaggcaacaataataatacatgtaaatcgcataaatattcaaaatgtttctgtgtaactggttttggtttgttcttcaaaatgccaccaaCGGGCAGTATCTGGCccgaataagagctgcttgattgtgaagacgtgcctgtACTCGAAGATcttttatgaataataagaattcatgaaccttaagaaatctaattggcatttctgacgtgaaattttcaattggcatttatccatttcagatccgttcatcattcGTTTTATCCGTacacgtccggtagaagtccgtttcacattcgttcaacatccgttctatccgttagacgtccgttagaagtccgttggtgaatttatctgccagacctccaacggatgtataacggacaggtaacggatacaaaacggaagcgaaacggacgagtaccgtacaaaacggacgcctaccggacgttcaacggacatttcatccgttgaatgtccgttcaaagttttgaacatgctcaaaattttccaccagacagaacggacgtcgacggacaaaacgtacgcttaacggacatgcaacagttatggacggacgtctaacggacatgaacggattgaaaaaaaagttatccgttaggcgtctgttcgagctatccggtaaggtgtgaccgaggctttaattTTACCGACGTTTATAGTTAACGTCAAAATCCAACTACGTTTAGTACGTCTGTACTTTCGCGGACcttcgcactttagcgtatggaggcatcggactttagcgtagaccatcgcactttagcgtgaccatcgtacttgaGCGTCCCCagcgcactttagagtcctacatatatgttatgtattatcatcaaatacaacttacatttcaatattatgaatgaacgcgaatacggccactttcatttaagacggaaaccgtctaaaattaaataaaatgctaaaattgtgaatatttcagtaattaagcatgacttaatgatgctagaacccgatatatgtgcattgttttgtcaaaaacagcccatatttatgtagcagaagcattctactttccagtaaatagctaaaaaaaactacattttcacgattttgtaaaactgctatattttgggggccaaaaaggggtcttactgaacctacttctttctcggagttcagtatttttgtgctttACTTTTTTCATAACAGTTGATATCTATGTATTGTCCTCATTTTGATATCAGTGCCATTTTCAGCTTCGTATGATCTTTGCTAAAGGCCGTACGTTGATCTGCATTTGTAAGCATCCTAAAAATTGTCGTTTATTCCAGTATCAGATAATTCCCCATTAGCAGTAATCTCACATATAAGGCTTTTATAAAAATTTTAGCTGTTGCCGCTGAAAAATCTGTTCTGACTAAAAGCTATGGGTTTTCGTCATATTCtgtttaaaaattatcaaataaataacgATTGACCCCCATACATATTTGACAATTCTAGAAAATTATAACCCCGATTTTTAATAATTGAAATTATGCCAATTCATATACAAGTGATTTATACTCACAAAGTTCCTTAGATTCTCGTCAACTTTATAGTTCTCACAACTACTGCTGTTGATATTTAAATTTGTCCTTATATTGAATAAAGTATTTCCATCTGTAAGAAAAACAAACTGTTAGCATCGCATACGACATTCTATAACtacgtatatattttttttaattttccgttgataatttttcaaatcaTTAAGAAAATCTGGTTCCAACCCTCTAATGTAAAGGTGACCTTAGTAAATTGATTAGGCAATTATGTTTTTGATAATATAGCTCCTCACGGAATCCTGTATTTacttggctttcaaatgtttgcaATTCGAGCGTTACTGGTAAAGGTGAATCCAGAAGTTCGCTTTAGACACACTCACTTATAAAGTATTATTTTCTTGGATCTATGGGTGTGTATGACAGTTTAAAACCTTCATGTTTAGACAATATGTGATTGTTTAAAGACACTCGTAAAAAGATCGGAcatcgatctttttttttataataatccAGAATACGTTCCTCcgattaacaaaaaaacaaaacataaacaacCAATAAAGCAGTTCCTGAACATAAAAGGTATGTACATTAATATACTGCTACCCTACCCCTTTCTGATGTCAATCTATGAAAAAAGAAAAGTAGATATCGAGAAAGCAACTTAAAAATCAGATCAGGAAAACGCTTAAAACTAAGGGAACGGCCATTTAACTTGCATGGGGGTTATGATTGTTTTTGTAAACTCGGGGAGGGGGTGGTGGGGAGGGGGGGCAATTCCTATGTACAAGGTGATAAGACGTGCTGCTGGAATAGGTCACCTTTTCCAGCTCGAAAATATGGAAATACTAGAAGATGGGGAAAactatcaaaaatatataataaggtCGATAAAGTTCCTATTACTTGTATATGAAAAGCTTTGTCATTTCTTCAAAGCAAAAAGTCTCACCGTAAAGTTAACATTACACATAGGTCTTAGCCTTAAATATTCCACTTTTTCAAAACACCACACAAAACCCAACTAATACGGGAAAATGTTACAATTTTGCCTACGCAATATAAGAATAGGTATACATTTTTAAGATCTAAATAATATGAATAGTGTGGAATAATAGACCCCTGGTCTGAGATATCccttatcaattaagtattgacGTGCCcatcccctcccccccccccccgacttTCGAATACAGTTTATtgaggttatatatatatatatatcatattgacAACAGTACCTACCTATTGATGATTCAATATCGTCTGCTAAAGTTGTTGTTGGAGGTGGCTTTGTCGTCGTTGTCGTtgttgttgtcgtcgtcgtcgtcgtcatcggtAAAACTGAACTCGATACTTGAATGTAAGAACTACTGGTGGTTTGGGTAACTGTTGACGATGGTACAATACCAAGGGAAGAAACACTACTCGGAGCACTTTGAATATCTGACGATACTGGTTTTTCCGAGCTGCTTGGCATGTCCGATTTGAATGAATCTGTTAATACTGACGATGAAGCCTCTACAATGGGTGGTGATGTCATTTCACTACCAACTGATGTCAAAGCAGAAATTTCAGTTGCTAATATTGACGACGTTTCTTCACTGTTGGATGATGTGAGGTATTCCGATACTGACGATTCTAAATCGATTGGTTCAGACGATTCGATAGTTTCTGTTGACGATGGTGATGAATCTATACTTGTCATTGGATTAAGTCCTGTAGATATCATCGGGCTATTTGTTTCTGCAATGTCTGTTGTCTGTGATATTGACATATCAGGTGAAGAACCTGTAATAGTTTGACTTGCACTAATTTGATTATTTGAATTCTTATTATTTACACTTGTACTTGTTGATGTAGCTGTGTCACTCGATAATTGCATGTTGGGTGTACTTGATTCCATAGGATTATCCGATAAAGACATTGTTTCATTTGGATTGTTTGAGGCTGTCATTGAATACACTGCACTAGAAGATGATATGTATGACGACATATCGATACTTGAATTTACCGATATAGcgatacttaaatttaatgttgaatCGATGAACATGGATGATGACGATGGCGAAATCGATTCACCTATGTTGTTAGATGAAACAGAAGATGATGGATAATTTGATGAAAACAGTTCTGTTGCTTCACTATCAGTGACAGACACATTACTTCCGTTGTACACAGAAGTTGGTGCAATGGTAGTGTTGGTACTGCTGTCTGCAGTAGACTGAGATACTGTCAATGTAGTGAGATGAAATAAAAGCACAactgaaaaaaaagagaaaatagctttaacaatatcataaaatgtttttatttgtattggaGATCAAAACAACTATAACATTTTCGTGGCTACTGGTTTCCAAAGTAAGATTGACATAGTTTTTAGTTTCCAAAAATCAAAATGCACATAGAATACGTTTACTTTGTAAGCTGTACATTGAAATGTTAATATTGTTCGAGAAATGCTATTCACAACGTTGTCTATCGTTATGCATGCCTTTCACAACACATTTTATAGACATTTATTTTGTTACAGACTGTTTATAATCCATGCATTTTCGTGTCTATGCATCGTTTTAATGTTCACTTATGTTGcattgtatgtaaaattattttcatatcaaatatgattaattaattattagtTTTAGATATAAtataatttctaaataaatgttaaataataTTGTAATGCACAACTTATTCTCATCGATTGACAGTTTTATCATGACAGTATCACATTTGAAGGCGATCAATCTCATAACATCCTCATACAACTAACTTAAAGGTTTGTTACAAAGTAATGTCACTTTGAAAACCAATATGCTCCGTTCATTGGTTACATTATTTTGCTAATGTTTCATCTCAAAGGGTGACTAAGAAATAGAAATACGGTCACAACACACTTGCCAGTGAGGCGTGTGTTTGACtcggatgtacaagtacgcagccGCGTTCGCTGTCCTCtacctataaaaaagaagatgtggtatgattgccaatgagacaactatccacaaaagatcaaaatgacacagacattaacaactataggtcaccgtacggccttcaacaataaacaaagcacataccgcatagtcagctataaaacgccccgataagacaatgtaaaataattcaaacgagaaaactaacggccttatttattttaaaaaatgaatgaaaaaatatgtattgttaatttgttctcgttttaaacatgcatgaaatatttgccactggacgttaagcaattaaacaccaatcaatcatcACAAAATTAATATCCTTTAATTTTAGTGACAATTTAATGTACCCCTTTCCTTTATCTATTCATTTATTCTTCTCTAATTCGTATAACTATCATGGTCTTTTGAACATCACtagtatataaatgaatatattatcTATGCCTAGATGatgaagttttaaaaacatttagaaTGTTAAAATTTACTAACGACtgttttaagtcaggaatatattAGTCGTTTCACATTCATTCGATGTGTTTGTGCTTTAGGAAGTTGTGTTCGATAAAGGACgttcagttttgatttttcttagGAGTTCAGTATGTTTTGATTCTTCTTCAGTTGCAAAACAAAACTTCAGGAAACTGAAAATCACTTGTCGGTGTTACTATACtttttacaaacatatatatccACTCCTATCTGATATTGCGAAGAAAAATAGAATGAATCATTAAATTATTTTCGGACAAAGttcatatttgccactggacattaagcaacctatcaatcaatcaatcaatcaattcaaaaagtaaaatcttttCATTTTGAGTGATAATATATTATACCCCTTTCATTTATCTATTAATTTATTCTTCTCTAATTCGTATTACTATCATGGCTTTCAGGAGAAAAGGGGGTCGTTGAGCTTTCCTGATTACACAAAAAGCGCTTCTGACTTGTTATTGCATTCGTTCGATGAGAAAAGTAAGTATTTTCTCCTAAGTGATGGTATATATTTTCTCTATTTTCCGTTTTACTGAACTAATAGCGGGAAATGAGggggattttaaaaaaaaaaagacacgtACAcccttaatgttttttttccctCTAAATCCTAGATAGTTTAAATTAAATGAGAATTCATTATATGGAGACTGATAATGATACCAATGTTCTAATAATATATGCTTGTGAATGTGGGATATAGGAAGTTGAAAAAGGGGTGTGTGGGATCATTATTTGGGGTTAAAACAGTGGGAAAGAGGGATTTAGTGGATAAACAGAAAGAATctggaaaaaataattaaaaggtgAGAAGTGGGAAAAACGTTTCATAAAAAAGCGTTATTTTATTAAATGTACACATCCATGTTACCCcactccccccttttttctttcaCATCAAAAATGTAATACATGTTAAAACAGTAACAGTCaggaaaattaaatacaaatcaaTGAAGATTAATACAATCTTGTTATAAGGTGATAAACGTTATCGATCTATTTATCAAGTCAATTGCTTTTTCATTCAGATGCGTAGAAAAGAATCAaaacaataattcaattttcacCTGTAAAAACTTACCTGTATAAAACATAGAGCCACAAAAAACTAAAGGTACGTCCAGTCTCGCCATAATTTGAATCTGAAAGGAGAAGTAGATGAAGATATAAAGATTTACGACCACTGTTGCTAAGAATAACTTAATTTAGTATGCTAGAACACATATGAACTTGATCGCACCTAGGTGTGGTGTGTCGAGATAGGCGAAAGGTTAATATTGACGTGGACTGTAGCATTTAAAACAGACATAGCATTGATCGCAGGGGTAGATGAGGATGATGCTGGATCAATAAACAAGTTCTCTTATAGCTTTGTTATGATGCTTCTTTGTATTCATAGAATTGAATGAAAGGCCTTATGCACATTTTATTCTTCTAAGGAGTATGAATGAAGCCTGTAAAAACTTAGTAATGAAAAAAGAAGAATGCATTTTTAAGCTCAATTCATTCAATGAATGACTCCGATGTTATAATTTGCATCTTATCCGTTTAAGTAATGGAACGTCAAACTTGATGATAATGATAAGTGAtaacaacactttataaatgaTATGTGTCCGAagcgttttttgttttttttattaaccttaaTCAGGAACGTTGGACAGCCCGACTTTTAAAACAATGTCTAGAACAATGTAGCctcattataacatgtataacgatctatacatgctatatgaccaaaaaaagGACAACACAGCAATAGGAAAATTGAGTAGGAAAATTCTTCAAAGGTTAACTATGCCTTAGGATCTTGGAACCTTCGTTTCCTGATAAATTCTTACTTTATCAACTGTTGTGtaaataattgattatttaactaaTAATTATAGTTGCATAAATTGACAAGTATAAATCGCTGAATGCAATGTTTGAttaaaacaagttttacaactcAAATAGGATTATGAACAAtctatatatacaagttatacatgcattttatatcaattatttataaaaagaaaatgttttattttttgaaatgagTTGTCAAAATTCTTCATAAAGCACTATCTCCTTATGAGCATGAAAGGCGATCAAACaattttttgaatgatattttggtTTACGCATTAATATCTGTTGATGGTTAACCCttgttttgttgtattttgaAACTGCCAAAATTTGTGTAACCTATATAAAGAGACAAAGAGCGTGGAACTGATCTCTTGTGTCAATAAACGAAAAAAAGGCTCAAAGCCGACTATTTGAAAGCCGAGAATGTATAAGAACGTAAACAGTTGTCAAAGAGCTATATAATCCAAAAAACAGTCTTACAATTTCaacattaatatcaatattaacagaCAATCTTAGAAATTATTagaaagttttgtaaaatgaatAAGCATGTCGGTaacgaagtactgactactgagctgatgataccatcggggactgatagtccactaACAGAGGTATTGACCCAACAATATGAGTTGCATGACTTTTATTCAAGCCTAATATCTATTATCATATATAACACTGACTATCACCAACTGTTACTGATATCGATAGAAGATAAGTCTATACATAATATCAACTTCATTTTCCATTAAATCAACCTTGGGCAAGGTGTTTACATTTGAATATCAAAACATAATGTAAATATACATTAAACAAAGACATCATTTTAGAAATAAACAACTTGTAAACTCTGGCTTGATATTTTTGTGTATAGTACAAAACAATGTGTCCATTATGATTAGTAATAATAAATTCAGACATTTAGACAGAAATAATAATTTGACCAATAGTCATGCAAGGGGTTTGGCATAGCTTTACTAGAGAAATAACACAAATAGACTAATTTGCAAGTACGGAACAATCCTAGAAACAAAATGATTGCTAGAAATATACAGTATTTGATGCAATTGCCGCATATCATGAACCTCTAGCCTTTGTCTgtcttgtgtgtgtgtgtggggggggttattttgaatcatttttatgttttaaagttaAGTGTGGCTACCATTTCTCTCCCTGTATACATTATTGTTCAGGAAGCAGCTGAAATCTATATCAGGGTGAAGGATTTTCTCGCTACGTTGATGAGCCATCGGTAGCATTGTGCTGTGATATGCTCTTTGTTATTGTTGTCCCTGACACCGTCATTCCTC
Proteins encoded:
- the LOC143059712 gene encoding uncharacterized protein LOC143059712 produces the protein MARLDVPLVFCGSMFYTVVLLFHLTTLTVSQSTADSSTNTTIAPTSVYNGSNVSVTDSEATELFSSNYPSSSVSSNNIGESISPSSSSMFIDSTLNLSIAISVNSSIDMSSYISSSSAVYSMTASNNPNETMSLSDNPMESSTPNMQLSSDTATSTSTSVNNKNSNNQISASQTITGSSPDMSISQTTDIAETNSPMISTGLNPMTSIDSSPSSTETIESSEPIDLESSVSEYLTSSNSEETSSILATEISALTSVGSEMTSPPIVEASSSVLTDSFKSDMPSSSEKPVSSDIQSAPSSVSSLGIVPSSTVTQTTSSSYIQVSSSVLPMTTTTTTTTTTTTTKPPPTTTLADDIESSIDGNTLFNIRTNLNINSSSCENYKVDENLRNFIQNEVLTGVKAVRKVVVIKNGCKKDRRRKRAVDDYLPSQFDIGVYANAATNNPVVVANDIIGALKNNSKINITNIDTFNDTVRNTFNNVCKSDICDKYYGYSCQQINKTEAKCTSRCKKVDCSNHGTCSTIVTDSNVFGHRCSCDTEEYYKYEGDNCEDKRMKWELAVAIAAGSGGAVILILVFVLIICCCCKNKGDKYGYDRRHSYEPMSDVIGRSGPAYYRNDSKNQQPVSGFTNLGYDDDKYSDYSDPSQARPPNGQSWNPEDSKDTYAKITEQLDQEKRFEIKRPQVSGSIRQNSSAEATTGF